A stretch of the Brachyspira hampsonii genome encodes the following:
- a CDS encoding DNA adenine methylase, with protein sequence MKKQHKIKAPFFYFGGKSAVADLVWELIGNDVKKYFEPFAGSLAVLLARKRKPNTLYNEIVNDLDCLLINVWRALKKASAEVALLCCDPSSQLLYWQRICYIVKNKDSLLEKMLKDDEYYDVKLAAYWIYCKCSEIGGVEIDKIDVEKVYKSIDNGITKGRIQLLRGNGIHSKCTQIVNPYSITRCKLERISLWFSQIENILENVKITCMDWKRLFNEGTHWQDDGGKSNIGIFFDPPYSDTSRKKSLYRIDSYDTAKEVNEFCIKNAYRKTYKIVVAGYEGEHNNLEDYGYVKYSWKSNGGYRNISGNNNNKLKERLWASSSCNKITI encoded by the coding sequence ATGAAAAAGCAGCATAAAATTAAAGCACCTTTTTTTTATTTTGGTGGGAAAAGTGCAGTTGCTGATTTAGTTTGGGAACTTATAGGAAATGATGTAAAAAAATATTTCGAGCCTTTTGCAGGAAGTTTGGCAGTATTATTAGCTAGGAAGAGAAAACCTAATACTTTATATAATGAAATAGTTAATGATTTAGACTGCTTATTGATTAATGTGTGGAGAGCATTAAAAAAAGCATCAGCTGAAGTAGCTCTTTTATGCTGTGATCCAAGTTCTCAGCTTTTATATTGGCAGAGAATATGCTATATAGTAAAAAATAAAGATAGTTTATTAGAAAAAATGTTAAAAGATGATGAATATTATGATGTAAAACTTGCAGCATATTGGATTTACTGCAAATGCTCAGAAATTGGAGGAGTAGAAATAGATAAAATCGATGTAGAAAAAGTTTATAAATCAATAGATAATGGAATTACAAAAGGACGAATACAATTATTAAGAGGAAACGGCATTCATTCAAAATGTACTCAAATTGTCAATCCATACAGTATCACTAGATGTAAATTAGAAAGAATTAGTTTATGGTTTTCTCAAATAGAAAATATATTAGAAAATGTAAAAATAACTTGTATGGACTGGAAAAGACTTTTTAATGAAGGTACACATTGGCAAGATGATGGTGGTAAAAGTAATATAGGAATATTTTTTGATCCTCCGTATTCAGATACAAGCAGAAAAAAATCTCTATATAGAATTGATAGTTATGATACAGCAAAAGAAGTTAATGAGTTTTGTATAAAAAATGCTTATAGAAAAACTTATAAAATAGTTGTGGCAGGATATGAAGGAGAACATAATAATCTTGAAGATTACGGATATGTAAAATATTCTTGGAAATCAAATGGCGGATATAGAAACATAAGTGGAAATAATAATAATAAATTAAAAGAAAGGCTTTGGGCTTCAAGTTCTTGTAATAAAATAACAATTTAA
- a CDS encoding site-specific DNA-methyltransferase produces MCRNKLYRTQKPVALMERLVRLVSDENNTILDPFMGGGSTGVACINTNRKFIGIELDDEYFDTAVKRVSKAYQDKQEELINEKAA; encoded by the coding sequence ATATGCAGAAATAAGTTATATAGAACACAAAAACCTGTTGCCTTAATGGAGCGTTTAGTAAGATTAGTTTCAGATGAAAATAATACAATATTAGATCCATTTATGGGCGGAGGCAGTACAGGAGTAGCATGCATTAATACTAATAGAAAGTTTATAGGAATAGAGCTTGATGATGAATATTTTGATACAGCAGTCAAAAGAGTAAGTAAAGCATATCAGGATAAACAAGAGGAGTTGATTAATGAAAAAGCAGCATAA
- a CDS encoding DUF7788 domain-containing protein produces MFNKNNYKLPRIIFWNVNSLSRIMPALKNDDVLFVSGRSQNAIKNIINIDKKI; encoded by the coding sequence ATATTTAATAAAAATAATTACAAACTTCCTAGAATAATTTTTTGGAATGTAAACTCATTAAGCAGAATAATGCCTGCTTTAAAAAATGATGATGTATTATTTGTTTCTGGAAGAAGCCAGAATGCTATAAAAAATATAATCAATATAGATAAAAAGATTTAA